A part of Myxococcus landrumus genomic DNA contains:
- a CDS encoding HNH endonuclease, whose translation MINSAVLVLNRYYQPVHVTSVKRAFSLLYQGVAKAIDAQYRLYEFDDWAALSATNDCITTINRTIRVPRVLVLSAYDHLPRGRVRFSRLNIYARDADTCQYCGKNLPRSELNLDHVMPRTQGGKTTWENVVCSCVPCNLKKGGRTPEQADMRLLKKPVRPRWTPLFRGATRKVTYQEWLPFLHLADASYWNVELLDE comes from the coding sequence ATGATCAACAGCGCCGTCCTCGTACTCAACCGGTATTACCAACCGGTGCACGTCACGTCGGTGAAGCGGGCTTTCTCGCTGCTGTATCAGGGCGTCGCCAAAGCCATCGACGCGCAGTACCGGCTCTATGAGTTCGACGATTGGGCGGCGCTGAGCGCCACCAACGACTGCATCACCACCATCAACCGGACCATCCGAGTTCCCCGGGTGCTGGTGCTCAGCGCGTATGACCATCTCCCCCGGGGACGGGTGCGCTTCTCCCGGCTCAACATCTATGCGCGCGACGCGGACACCTGTCAGTACTGCGGGAAGAACCTGCCGCGCAGCGAGCTGAACCTGGACCACGTGATGCCTCGCACGCAGGGAGGCAAGACGACGTGGGAGAACGTCGTCTGCTCCTGTGTGCCGTGCAACCTGAAGAAGGGGGGTCGCACGCCGGAGCAGGCCGACATGAGGCTGCTCAAGAAGCCCGTGCGGCCTCGCTGGACGCCGCTGTTCCGAGGCGCCACGCGCAAGGTGACGTATCAGGAGTGGCTGCCCTTCCTGCACCTGGCGGATGCCTCGTACTGGAACGTGGAGCTGCTGGACGAGTAG
- a CDS encoding alpha/beta fold hydrolase, giving the protein MPTPLLGDQLTTRDGTRIYFKDWGPRDGQPIVFSHGWPLTADAWEDQMMFLSERGFRTIAHDRRGNGRSSQPWDGHDMDHFADDLAELTAALDLRKAIHVGHSTGGGEVARYIGRHGTARVAKAVLIGAVPPIMLKTDWHPNGLPREVFDGIREGVRKDRASFFKELTLAFYGFNRPGAKVSEGLRESFVLQGLMGSLKSEYDTVKAFSETDFRTDLARFDVPTLVMHGDDDQIVPFEGAGKLTATLVKGAKLKVYPGFSHGMCSVNKDVINEDLLAFIRG; this is encoded by the coding sequence ATGCCCACCCCGCTTCTTGGCGACCAGCTCACCACCCGCGACGGCACCCGCATCTACTTCAAGGACTGGGGCCCCCGGGACGGTCAACCCATCGTCTTCTCGCACGGCTGGCCTCTCACCGCCGATGCCTGGGAGGACCAGATGATGTTCCTGTCCGAACGGGGCTTCCGCACCATCGCCCATGACCGCCGCGGCAATGGCCGCTCATCCCAGCCCTGGGACGGACATGACATGGACCACTTCGCGGATGACCTGGCGGAGCTGACCGCGGCGCTCGACCTGCGCAAGGCCATCCACGTTGGGCACTCGACGGGAGGTGGCGAGGTGGCGCGCTACATCGGACGTCATGGCACCGCGCGCGTCGCGAAGGCGGTGCTCATTGGCGCCGTGCCTCCCATCATGCTCAAGACGGACTGGCACCCGAATGGACTGCCCCGCGAGGTCTTCGACGGCATCCGCGAGGGCGTGCGCAAGGACCGCGCTTCCTTCTTCAAGGAGCTGACGCTCGCGTTCTATGGCTTCAACCGTCCCGGCGCGAAGGTCTCCGAGGGACTGCGCGAGAGCTTCGTCCTTCAAGGGCTGATGGGCTCGCTGAAGTCGGAATACGACACCGTGAAGGCCTTCTCGGAGACGGACTTCCGCACGGACCTGGCCCGGTTCGACGTGCCCACCCTCGTCATGCACGGCGACGATGACCAGATCGTCCCCTTCGAGGGGGCCGGAAAGCTCACGGCCACCCTGGTGAAGGGCGCGAAGCTGAAGGTCTACCCGGGCTTCAGCCACGGGATGTGCTCGGTCAACAAGGACGTCATCAACGAAGACCTGCTCGCCTTCATCCGGGGCTGA
- a CDS encoding CBM96 family carbohydrate-binding protein has translation MRHGAQRAVGWGLGVLLGLSGGCGPSQNGAATSTERGSRGDALITRNETLYAVADTHCMEGTPTTSYGALPTLEVDGSPQAEAYLRFAIPRFSGTLTTARLRLHALDSSLDGPSVRNPPGVWNWSEQTTWNTRPMWSGSWVVADVGPILRGTWVEWDVTEAINLQRNTFDAFLKADGPDGAMFASSEHEDPALRPRLVLTIESTQDHPPPSVAPLPVSGAPVAFAPSADAFVSSDAPGASSGGASVLLRVGNSPQREAHLRFSLQGLTESVQRAVLRLKVGNDGSANGPSVFETRGAWSEGSVTWSSRPSRVGSAVDRVPVLAPAGFVDYDVTNLVRGNGEVALGLYGNSTDEVGFHSREAGTLHPELLVWTGASRSEPTDACMTRQELLTRTFVPLHDTYVVQSSPTTVFHREASLGVDGWPHAESYLDFDVQLGSRPVRRVLLRLYALDASGNGPRLFKAQPFEGATTDWNHRPAIAANVLGDLGAVSRDQWVEFDVTDAVTTSGRHAFALQPDAQEGLRFASLEAQKRGLLAVAPQLLVLSESEEFCSYRGGPSPSGTVAWVTQSRGLTAERSRHVAPALGGGYASLSAVEPAQATPSLFEQTDVVVLHRADGGAVWSREFAQAGVEFRKVVVTSEGNVLAAGEYFGAPDLGKGPLPWGRGMFVVRLGPSGQVEWTRGYIAWFETPNVFYENPMEVLDLATDAHGSAVLVGTFWGYTNFGAGVVYSGKSYPTEGQSPNSFVLKLHSDGTLRWSRLLVAATDRGTLASSVAVDSEENISVGGWVGRDTDFGVGPMFVNGLFTARWGVSGNLLWSRVFPVSHGDIQAVRTLPDGGVVFVGAFDGNLTFAGHTYSSQEPDDAVDGPRDALLGRLGPMGTEEGLRHFQSDAAVSLAFQDLAVDAAGRLVTSQSGWADLLGMGPVGLPEGQAPNRPTLASFESTLETRWVRVLEPLHSGLHLAPVEDGIIATGDLASPFELDGTWYTPTSRRSDLVHMKFRP, from the coding sequence GTGAGACATGGAGCACAGAGGGCGGTGGGTTGGGGGCTGGGGGTGTTGCTGGGGCTCTCCGGTGGGTGTGGGCCTTCTCAGAATGGGGCCGCGACTTCCACGGAGAGGGGCTCGCGGGGCGACGCGCTCATCACCCGGAATGAGACGCTGTACGCGGTGGCGGACACCCACTGCATGGAGGGGACGCCCACGACGAGCTACGGCGCATTGCCGACGCTGGAAGTGGACGGCTCGCCCCAGGCGGAGGCGTACCTTCGCTTCGCGATTCCACGCTTCTCGGGGACGCTGACGACCGCGCGCCTTCGCCTCCATGCGCTCGACAGCTCGTTGGATGGACCGTCGGTGCGCAACCCGCCCGGTGTCTGGAATTGGAGTGAGCAGACGACGTGGAACACGCGCCCCATGTGGTCGGGCTCATGGGTGGTCGCCGACGTGGGGCCCATCCTCCGCGGCACGTGGGTGGAGTGGGATGTCACGGAGGCCATCAACCTCCAACGCAACACCTTCGATGCCTTCCTGAAGGCGGATGGCCCGGATGGCGCGATGTTCGCCTCGAGCGAGCACGAGGACCCCGCGCTGCGCCCCCGCCTCGTGTTGACCATCGAGTCCACCCAGGACCATCCGCCACCGTCCGTCGCGCCGCTCCCTGTTTCTGGCGCCCCCGTGGCCTTCGCGCCGAGCGCCGATGCCTTTGTCTCGTCGGATGCACCGGGGGCCTCGTCCGGAGGGGCCTCCGTGCTGCTTCGGGTGGGAAACAGCCCCCAGCGAGAGGCACATCTGCGCTTCTCCCTCCAGGGGCTGACGGAGAGCGTGCAGCGCGCGGTCCTGAGGTTGAAGGTGGGCAACGATGGCTCGGCCAATGGGCCCTCCGTCTTCGAGACGCGTGGGGCGTGGAGCGAGGGGAGTGTCACCTGGAGCTCCCGGCCCTCGCGCGTGGGGAGCGCCGTGGACCGGGTGCCGGTGCTCGCCCCGGCGGGCTTTGTCGACTACGACGTGACGAACCTCGTGAGGGGCAATGGAGAAGTGGCCCTGGGCCTGTATGGCAATTCCACGGACGAGGTGGGGTTCCACTCGCGCGAGGCGGGCACGTTGCATCCTGAGCTCCTCGTCTGGACAGGAGCGTCTCGGAGCGAGCCCACCGATGCGTGCATGACGCGCCAGGAGTTGCTGACGCGGACCTTCGTTCCACTTCATGACACGTACGTCGTCCAGTCGTCGCCCACGACGGTGTTTCATCGCGAGGCGTCGCTCGGGGTGGATGGCTGGCCCCATGCCGAGAGCTATCTGGATTTCGACGTGCAGCTCGGGAGCAGGCCCGTGCGCCGGGTGTTGTTGCGGCTGTATGCCCTGGACGCTTCGGGGAATGGCCCCCGGTTGTTCAAGGCCCAGCCCTTCGAGGGCGCCACGACGGACTGGAACCACCGACCGGCCATCGCCGCGAACGTCCTGGGAGACCTGGGCGCGGTGAGCCGGGACCAGTGGGTGGAGTTCGATGTGACGGATGCCGTGACGACCTCGGGGCGCCATGCCTTCGCGCTCCAGCCCGACGCCCAGGAGGGCTTGCGCTTCGCGTCCTTGGAGGCACAGAAGCGCGGCCTCCTCGCGGTCGCGCCGCAGTTGCTCGTGCTCTCGGAGAGCGAGGAGTTCTGTTCCTATCGCGGGGGCCCAAGCCCTTCGGGCACGGTCGCCTGGGTGACCCAGTCCCGAGGTCTCACGGCGGAGCGCTCGCGCCATGTCGCGCCCGCGCTGGGTGGGGGCTACGCCTCCCTGAGCGCGGTGGAGCCGGCGCAGGCCACTCCCTCGTTGTTCGAGCAGACCGATGTCGTGGTGCTTCACCGCGCGGATGGCGGCGCCGTGTGGTCGCGTGAGTTCGCCCAGGCGGGTGTGGAGTTCCGGAAGGTGGTGGTGACGAGTGAAGGCAACGTGCTCGCCGCGGGCGAGTACTTCGGAGCGCCAGACCTGGGGAAGGGCCCGCTGCCGTGGGGGCGAGGGATGTTCGTGGTGCGGCTGGGCCCGTCAGGCCAGGTGGAGTGGACTCGGGGGTACATCGCGTGGTTCGAGACCCCCAACGTCTTCTATGAGAACCCCATGGAGGTGTTGGACCTCGCGACGGATGCGCACGGCAGCGCGGTGCTGGTTGGCACCTTCTGGGGCTACACGAACTTTGGCGCGGGCGTCGTGTACTCCGGCAAGAGCTATCCGACGGAGGGACAGTCTCCCAACTCCTTCGTCCTGAAGCTCCATTCGGATGGGACGTTGCGGTGGTCGCGGCTGCTGGTGGCGGCCACGGACCGGGGAACGCTGGCGTCCTCCGTCGCGGTGGATTCGGAGGAGAACATCTCGGTGGGGGGCTGGGTGGGGCGCGACACGGACTTTGGGGTGGGGCCCATGTTCGTGAATGGGCTGTTCACCGCGAGGTGGGGCGTGAGCGGCAACCTGCTGTGGTCCCGCGTCTTCCCCGTGAGCCACGGGGACATCCAGGCGGTGCGGACGTTGCCGGATGGGGGCGTGGTCTTCGTGGGGGCCTTTGACGGAAACCTCACCTTCGCGGGGCACACGTACTCCAGCCAGGAGCCGGACGACGCGGTGGACGGGCCTCGGGATGCGCTGCTGGGGCGGCTGGGGCCAATGGGCACGGAAGAGGGGCTGCGGCACTTCCAGTCCGACGCCGCGGTGAGCCTCGCCTTCCAGGACCTGGCGGTGGATGCGGCGGGGCGCCTCGTGACGTCGCAGTCAGGCTGGGCGGACCTGCTGGGCATGGGGCCCGTGGGCCTGCCCGAGGGGCAGGCGCCGAACCGGCCGACCCTCGCCTCCTTCGAGTCCACCCTGGAGACGCGCTGGGTCCGAGTATTGGAGCCGCTCCACTCGGGCCTCCACCTGGCCCCGGTCGAGGACGGCATCATCGCGACGGGCGACCTGGCCAGCCCCTTCGAACTGGATGGCACCTGGTACACGCCCACCTCGCGCCGCTCGGACCTGGTGCACATGAAGTTCCGTCCGTAG
- a CDS encoding GNAT family N-acetyltransferase encodes MKVLETERLILRKIAREDAPFILGLLNDPSWLRFIGDRGVRTLEGAEDYITNVPQAQYARHGFGLYLVERKSDGVPVGMSGLLKRDSLEHVDVGYALMPSFWGQGYAREAVSAVLEQGRRDYGLKRVAAIVSNDNATSIKLLEKMGFQFERHIVMPGATEEISLFLTRE; translated from the coding sequence ATGAAAGTCCTGGAGACGGAGCGGCTCATCCTGCGCAAGATTGCGCGGGAGGATGCCCCCTTCATCCTTGGGTTGTTGAACGATCCGTCGTGGCTGCGCTTCATCGGGGACCGGGGTGTGCGGACGCTCGAGGGCGCCGAGGACTACATCACCAACGTTCCGCAGGCGCAGTACGCGCGCCACGGCTTCGGGCTCTATCTGGTGGAGCGCAAGTCGGACGGCGTGCCCGTGGGGATGAGCGGGCTTCTCAAGCGCGACTCGCTGGAGCATGTGGACGTCGGCTACGCGCTGATGCCTTCGTTCTGGGGACAGGGCTATGCCCGGGAGGCGGTGTCGGCGGTGCTGGAGCAGGGGCGGCGGGACTACGGGTTGAAGCGCGTCGCGGCCATCGTGTCGAATGACAACGCCACCTCCATCAAGCTGTTGGAGAAGATGGGGTTCCAGTTCGAGCGACACATCGTCATGCCCGGGGCCACCGAGGAGATCAGCCTCTTCCTGACGCGAGAGTGA
- the mltG gene encoding endolytic transglycosylase MltG gives MKKIFVGLAAVFVLLAAVGAGAFWWVEQAANQAVAAPGAPTVEFTVPKGTSGRGLGALLASQGLIRDARVWRWHLFRRGKFSPKAGRHPVSPSMTVAELATALEDNPLPDDVPFVVVEGWRLRDTDAALTAAGFITAGAYIAAASDPSRYTAPFPMPSGGTLEGYLYPETYGVIPGKLDVEDLIQRQIDAFAERFFKPNRDAIAKSGRSLHEVVVMASMLEREEPVPDQRPLVAGILWKRVDKGFPLGVDATSRYALAQWNDRREFLKRLRDPEDPYNTRHRKGLPPGPIGAPTVESLQAAMEPKSSEFWYYLHDAEKRLHPSRNAEEHEALRRKYNVY, from the coding sequence ATGAAGAAGATTTTCGTGGGTCTGGCTGCGGTCTTCGTGCTGTTGGCGGCAGTGGGAGCAGGCGCGTTCTGGTGGGTGGAGCAGGCGGCGAATCAAGCCGTGGCCGCTCCGGGCGCGCCGACGGTGGAGTTCACCGTCCCGAAGGGCACCTCGGGCAGGGGCTTGGGGGCGTTGCTCGCCTCCCAGGGGCTCATCCGGGATGCTCGCGTGTGGCGCTGGCACCTCTTCCGCCGAGGAAAGTTCTCCCCCAAGGCGGGCCGTCATCCGGTGAGTCCGTCCATGACGGTGGCGGAGCTCGCCACGGCCCTGGAGGACAATCCCTTGCCGGACGATGTGCCCTTCGTGGTGGTGGAGGGCTGGCGTCTGCGCGACACCGACGCGGCGCTCACCGCGGCCGGCTTCATCACCGCCGGGGCGTACATCGCCGCGGCCAGCGACCCCAGCCGCTACACCGCGCCCTTCCCGATGCCCAGCGGAGGCACCCTCGAGGGCTACCTCTACCCGGAGACCTACGGGGTGATTCCAGGGAAGCTGGATGTCGAGGACCTCATCCAGCGTCAGATTGATGCCTTCGCGGAGCGGTTCTTCAAGCCCAACCGCGACGCCATCGCGAAGAGCGGCCGCTCCCTCCACGAGGTGGTGGTGATGGCCTCGATGCTCGAGCGCGAGGAGCCGGTGCCGGACCAGCGCCCGCTGGTGGCCGGCATCCTCTGGAAGCGCGTGGATAAGGGGTTCCCGCTGGGCGTGGACGCGACGTCGCGCTACGCGCTGGCGCAGTGGAATGACCGCCGCGAGTTCCTCAAGCGCCTGCGAGACCCCGAGGACCCGTACAACACGCGCCACCGCAAGGGTCTGCCGCCGGGCCCCATTGGCGCGCCCACGGTGGAGTCGCTCCAGGCCGCCATGGAGCCGAAGTCGAGCGAGTTCTGGTACTACCTGCACGACGCAGAGAAGCGGCTGCACCCTTCGCGCAACGCGGAGGAGCACGAGGCGCTGCGCCGCAAGTACAACGTGTATTGA
- a CDS encoding P-loop NTPase, protein MVPGPPGLGRRGRPRRIIAVGGGKGGIGKSMVSANLGVALAQSGANVLLVDADLGGANLHTCLGVGQPEATLSDFLRRNKARLEDVIVPTGVPRLSLIAGAQDALDAANLKYAQKQKLLKTLLGASVDYLILDLGAGTSFNTIDFFIMADHGLLVVLPEPTSVENAYRFAKAAFFRRLQQMEAEYGLQDMVDSALTTREGSLRTLHDVLEQVRRKDPVGAQRLERELAAFRIRLVVNQARTDADLNVGAAVAAAWKKFFGIDMDDLGAIRYDDEAWRAVRKRRPVLIERPDSPAATAIQRIASRLLALDGIPDPSSP, encoded by the coding sequence GTGGTCCCAGGGCCTCCAGGGTTGGGCCGTCGCGGAAGACCTCGCCGCATCATCGCGGTGGGGGGCGGCAAGGGGGGCATCGGCAAGTCGATGGTGTCCGCCAATCTGGGTGTCGCGCTGGCTCAGTCCGGAGCGAACGTGTTGTTGGTGGACGCGGACCTGGGCGGCGCGAACCTTCACACCTGCCTGGGCGTGGGACAGCCAGAGGCGACGCTGTCCGACTTCTTGCGGCGCAACAAGGCTCGGCTGGAGGACGTGATTGTCCCCACGGGCGTGCCGCGCCTGTCGCTCATCGCCGGTGCGCAGGATGCGCTGGACGCGGCGAACCTCAAGTACGCCCAGAAGCAGAAGCTGCTGAAGACGTTGCTGGGCGCATCCGTCGACTACCTCATCCTGGACCTGGGCGCGGGCACGAGCTTCAACACCATCGACTTCTTCATCATGGCGGACCATGGGCTGCTGGTGGTGTTGCCCGAGCCCACGTCGGTGGAGAACGCGTACCGCTTCGCGAAGGCGGCCTTCTTCCGCCGGCTCCAGCAGATGGAGGCGGAGTACGGCCTCCAGGACATGGTGGACAGCGCGCTCACGACACGGGAGGGCTCGCTGCGCACGCTGCATGACGTGCTCGAGCAGGTGCGGCGGAAGGACCCAGTGGGTGCGCAGCGACTCGAACGCGAGCTGGCGGCCTTCCGTATCCGGTTGGTGGTGAACCAGGCTCGGACGGACGCGGACCTGAACGTGGGAGCAGCCGTCGCGGCCGCGTGGAAGAAGTTCTTTGGGATCGACATGGATGACCTGGGAGCCATCCGGTATGACGATGAGGCGTGGCGCGCGGTGCGTAAGCGGCGCCCCGTGTTGATTGAACGGCCCGATTCCCCGGCGGCCACCGCCATTCAGCGCATCGCCTCTCGCTTGCTCGCACTCGACGGAATACCCGACCCCTCTTCCCCATGA
- the selA gene encoding L-seryl-tRNA(Sec) selenium transferase, with product MGPPSNNVDGGKNALLRALPSIEQLLRRPSLEPLLAGVPRARAVSALRLAVDRVRARLLDGEARAFEDADVGEALRTLATPGLRAVLNATGVVLHTNLGRAPLAPEAVARVAEVARGYSNLEYDLDEGERGSRYAPLVDLLRRLTGAEDALVVNNCAGAVLLVLASLASGRECIVSRGELVEIGGGFRVPDVMRQSGAKLVEVGTTNRTRLADYAGAIGADTGLLVKVHRSNFAVVGFTEEASVAELAGLGLKRGVPVFQDLGSGALVPLTGEGLGDEPTVRQVVAAGADVVAFSGDKLLGGPQAGVVVGRAALVARIKAHPLTRALRVDKMTVAALEATLELYRDGRPDAVPTYRLLAQTPEELRARALRLRGLLEEQGVSARADGVVGQVGGGSMPLARLPSFACILNVGAPEVFLERLRGGGVPVIGRIADGEVVLDVRCLAEEELRSVAEAVAAASPGKPP from the coding sequence GTGGGCCCACCGTCGAACAACGTAGACGGCGGGAAGAACGCGCTGCTGCGCGCACTCCCCTCCATCGAACAGCTCCTGCGGCGGCCGTCGCTGGAACCGCTTCTCGCGGGTGTCCCGCGAGCCCGAGCGGTCTCCGCGCTCCGGCTGGCGGTGGACCGGGTGCGTGCCCGCTTGCTCGACGGAGAGGCTCGTGCCTTCGAGGACGCGGACGTGGGCGAGGCCCTGCGCACGTTGGCGACGCCCGGGCTTCGCGCGGTGCTGAACGCCACGGGCGTGGTGCTGCACACCAACCTGGGGCGTGCGCCGCTGGCCCCGGAGGCGGTGGCTCGGGTGGCGGAGGTGGCTCGGGGGTATTCCAACCTCGAGTACGACCTGGACGAAGGGGAGCGCGGCAGCCGGTACGCCCCCCTGGTGGATTTGCTGCGGCGGCTCACGGGCGCGGAGGACGCGCTGGTCGTCAACAACTGCGCGGGGGCCGTGTTGCTGGTGCTGGCCTCGTTGGCGTCGGGGCGCGAGTGCATCGTCTCGCGCGGAGAGCTGGTGGAGATTGGCGGTGGCTTCCGGGTGCCGGACGTCATGCGCCAGTCAGGCGCGAAGCTCGTGGAGGTGGGCACCACCAACCGCACGCGGCTCGCGGACTACGCGGGAGCCATTGGCGCGGACACGGGGCTGCTCGTGAAGGTGCACCGCTCCAACTTCGCCGTGGTGGGCTTCACGGAGGAAGCCAGCGTGGCGGAGCTGGCCGGGCTGGGGTTGAAGCGAGGGGTGCCGGTGTTCCAGGACCTGGGCTCGGGGGCGCTGGTGCCGCTGACGGGCGAGGGACTGGGGGATGAGCCCACGGTGCGCCAGGTGGTGGCCGCCGGGGCGGACGTGGTGGCGTTCTCCGGGGACAAGCTCCTGGGGGGACCTCAAGCAGGAGTGGTGGTGGGGCGCGCGGCGCTGGTGGCGCGCATCAAGGCGCATCCGCTCACGCGGGCGCTGCGAGTCGACAAGATGACAGTGGCCGCGCTGGAGGCCACGTTGGAGTTGTACCGGGATGGCAGGCCAGACGCCGTCCCCACGTACAGGCTGCTCGCCCAGACGCCGGAGGAGTTGCGCGCTCGTGCGCTGCGGCTCCGTGGCTTGCTGGAGGAGCAGGGTGTGAGTGCCCGAGCGGACGGGGTGGTGGGACAGGTGGGCGGGGGCTCCATGCCGCTGGCCCGATTGCCTTCCTTCGCGTGCATCCTCAACGTAGGTGCGCCGGAAGTATTCCTCGAACGCCTGCGCGGCGGAGGAGTGCCGGTTATTGGCAGGATAGCGGATGGCGAGGTGGTTCTCGACGTCCGATGTCTCGCGGAGGAGGAGCTCAGGTCGGTCGCCGAAGCGGTGGCGGCCGCAAGTCCCGGGAAACCACCATGA
- a CDS encoding helix-turn-helix domain-containing protein, whose amino-acid sequence MKPFAQQTYYELLEVPVTAQMEEIRAAYARLMELYAPDSIAVYALVESDQVDALRARMTEAMEILTDSDLRVEYDKDLGIAPPSAPSPAARAAEALVSAVESSAASTKEEKKAAEAPALTGPEAFRASFVSGYSLSYVTSSLQVAPLGGGLVDVPAALVRPEAPPAQLVEAPREPAPVAVKSAEVPPVESIAASDAATAGKGSEPLPTEAPDAVGASANPTETVAASAADPVSNQVPETPRPTETVAASAAAPVSSQVPETPKPTEAVAASAAAPVSNQVPEIPKPTEAVVASAAAPMPSQAPETPKPTEVAPTSAAPLSPVIESSAAPVVSEAPKPSAAASTSSSSAARGPAPTEPSTSIVVASTPERGASASAQARSGEAGISSSEAAATGQVAARTRDVRPRLPDIPSDAEFNGELLRRVREARGYTLHQVADRTRISSRHLENVEADRYTALPAQVYLRGILMNLARELGLDPLRVSKSYLALASEKSGKR is encoded by the coding sequence ATGAAGCCCTTCGCGCAGCAGACCTATTACGAACTCCTGGAGGTCCCAGTCACCGCTCAGATGGAGGAGATCCGCGCCGCATATGCGCGGCTGATGGAGCTGTATGCTCCAGACTCCATCGCGGTGTACGCGCTGGTGGAGTCGGATCAGGTGGATGCGCTCCGCGCCCGGATGACCGAGGCGATGGAAATCCTCACGGACAGCGACCTGCGCGTCGAGTACGACAAGGACCTGGGAATCGCGCCGCCGTCCGCGCCGAGCCCCGCGGCCCGCGCGGCCGAGGCGCTGGTGAGCGCGGTGGAGTCCTCCGCGGCCTCGACGAAGGAGGAGAAGAAGGCCGCCGAAGCGCCCGCGCTGACGGGGCCCGAGGCGTTCCGTGCGAGCTTCGTGAGCGGCTATTCGCTGTCGTACGTGACCAGCTCCTTGCAGGTCGCACCGCTCGGAGGCGGGCTCGTGGATGTGCCCGCCGCGCTGGTTCGTCCCGAGGCGCCCCCGGCGCAGTTGGTCGAGGCGCCGCGCGAGCCGGCTCCCGTGGCGGTGAAGTCCGCCGAGGTTCCTCCCGTGGAATCCATCGCCGCGAGTGATGCGGCGACGGCAGGGAAGGGGAGTGAGCCTCTCCCGACCGAGGCGCCGGATGCGGTGGGGGCGAGTGCCAACCCGACGGAGACGGTGGCCGCGAGCGCTGCGGATCCGGTGTCGAACCAGGTCCCCGAGACGCCGAGGCCCACGGAGACGGTGGCCGCGAGCGCTGCGGCTCCGGTGTCGAGCCAGGTCCCCGAGACGCCGAAGCCCACGGAGGCGGTGGCCGCGAGCGCTGCGGCTCCGGTGTCGAACCAGGTCCCCGAGATACCGAAGCCCACGGAGGCGGTGGTCGCGAGCGCTGCGGCTCCGATGCCGAGCCAGGCCCCCGAGACGCCGAAGCCCACGGAGGTCGCTCCGACGAGCGCCGCCCCGTTGTCGCCGGTCATCGAGAGCTCCGCCGCGCCCGTGGTCTCGGAAGCACCGAAGCCCTCGGCGGCGGCGAGCACCTCTTCCTCCAGCGCCGCGCGTGGGCCCGCGCCCACGGAGCCTTCCACGTCCATCGTCGTCGCCTCGACGCCGGAGCGCGGTGCGAGTGCGTCCGCTCAGGCCCGTTCGGGCGAGGCAGGCATCTCCTCGTCCGAGGCCGCCGCGACGGGGCAGGTCGCCGCGCGGACACGGGACGTTCGTCCTCGCCTTCCGGACATCCCCTCCGACGCCGAGTTCAATGGCGAGCTGCTGCGCCGTGTCCGCGAGGCTCGGGGCTACACGCTCCATCAGGTCGCCGACCGCACCCGTATCTCATCGCGTCATCTGGAGAACGTCGAAGCGGACCGCTACACGGCGCTCCCCGCGCAGGTCTACTTGCGCGGCATCCTCATGAACCTGGCGCGCGAGCTGGGGTTGGATCCGCTCCGGGTGTCCAAGAGCTATCTGGCCTTGGCTTCTGAGAAGTCAGGCAAGCGGTAA
- a CDS encoding VOC family protein produces MTNTTAAFGKDSRLGIQLVMKNAMAALKFYTEVLGAKEQFRLVEPSGRLGHAELSLGGVTLAIADEYPELGILGPESRGGATSLLNLSVDDVDGLAQRAIAAGAVLERPITNEFYGDRVAHLRDPFGHRWALSKRIENLSPEELQRRFQQLVGG; encoded by the coding sequence ATGACGAACACCACTGCGGCATTCGGGAAGGACTCGCGGCTGGGCATCCAGCTCGTGATGAAGAACGCGATGGCGGCGTTGAAGTTCTACACGGAGGTCCTGGGCGCGAAGGAGCAGTTCAGGCTCGTGGAGCCCTCGGGGCGTCTGGGCCATGCGGAGCTGTCATTGGGTGGCGTCACGCTGGCCATCGCCGACGAGTACCCGGAGCTGGGTATCCTGGGCCCCGAGAGCCGAGGTGGGGCCACCAGCCTGCTGAACCTGTCCGTCGATGACGTGGACGGCCTGGCCCAGCGCGCCATCGCCGCGGGCGCGGTCCTCGAGCGGCCCATCACGAATGAGTTCTACGGCGACCGCGTGGCGCACCTGCGGGACCCCTTCGGCCACCGCTGGGCCCTCTCCAAGCGCATCGAGAATCTCTCGCCGGAGGAGCTGCAGCGGCGCTTCCAGCAGCTCGTCGGCGGTTGA